A window from Kovacikia minuta CCNUW1 encodes these proteins:
- a CDS encoding MSMEG_0570 family nitrogen starvation response protein: MPEIRFLIEWPDGSQESCYSPSLIVKNYFTPDQDYELDDFVERSRTSLQIARDRVQAKFGRPCGLALGQLQQIEAMAARFNNLPQPSVRVIKFIE, encoded by the coding sequence ATGCCCGAAATTCGTTTTCTAATTGAATGGCCCGATGGCTCACAGGAGAGTTGTTATTCTCCCTCATTAATTGTGAAAAACTATTTTACGCCTGACCAGGACTATGAACTGGATGATTTTGTAGAACGATCGCGCACCTCTCTCCAGATTGCCAGAGATCGGGTTCAGGCGAAATTTGGTAGACCCTGCGGTTTAGCCTTAGGGCAACTCCAGCAGATCGAAGCAATGGCAGCCAGATTTAACAACTTACCGCAGCCAAGTGTGCGCGTTATCAAGTTTATTGAATGA